A DNA window from Porphyromonadaceae bacterium W3.11 contains the following coding sequences:
- the hemE gene encoding uroporphyrinogen decarboxylase produces the protein MLKNDLMLRTLRGEKTEQTPVWLMRQAGRYLPEYRELRKKAGSFMNLATHPEYACEITLQPLRRFPLDAAIIFSDILTIPDAMGLGLHFEEGVGPKFERPLSQEKDFLSLTKPDVEDDLGYVMDAIRLTRKELDGKVPLIGFCGSPFTLACYMIDGGGSKHFIKTKQLIYNRPDLMHHLLKVLSDALIDYLTAQVKAGAQILQIFDTWGGILTTPAFANFSLSYTEKIVEALKKAPETSEVPVIAFTKEAPLAWYKMYENIQVDCVGIDWRHELDLVSNSIRNIAIQGNLDPLSLIGSDEHIVSTIHQILKSVSKDTPHIFNLGHGMDKNIHPDKVALLVDTVHSYSRELKK, from the coding sequence ATGCTCAAGAACGATCTTATGCTCCGTACACTTCGGGGTGAAAAGACCGAACAGACCCCTGTGTGGTTGATGCGTCAGGCAGGACGTTATCTACCTGAGTATCGTGAACTGAGGAAGAAAGCAGGCTCTTTCATGAACCTCGCTACTCATCCCGAGTATGCTTGCGAAATAACGCTCCAGCCATTACGACGATTTCCCCTAGATGCAGCTATCATCTTTAGTGATATCCTGACCATTCCAGATGCGATGGGCTTGGGACTTCACTTTGAAGAAGGGGTCGGTCCTAAGTTTGAAAGACCATTAAGTCAGGAGAAGGATTTTTTATCACTGACCAAACCTGATGTCGAGGATGACCTCGGTTATGTGATGGATGCTATCCGACTCACAAGGAAGGAACTTGATGGGAAAGTGCCTTTAATTGGATTCTGTGGAAGTCCTTTCACACTAGCATGCTACATGATAGATGGTGGTGGGAGCAAACATTTCATTAAGACGAAGCAATTGATATACAATCGCCCGGACTTAATGCACCACTTACTAAAGGTGCTATCCGATGCACTGATTGACTATCTAACCGCTCAGGTCAAGGCTGGGGCACAGATACTCCAAATTTTCGATACTTGGGGCGGTATCTTAACCACCCCAGCTTTTGCCAACTTCAGTCTCTCATATACAGAGAAGATTGTGGAGGCCTTGAAGAAAGCACCTGAGACATCAGAGGTACCAGTGATTGCTTTTACCAAAGAAGCTCCACTAGCGTGGTACAAGATGTACGAGAATATACAAGTGGACTGTGTCGGAATTGACTGGAGACACGAGCTAGACCTTGTCTCTAATAGCATCCGTAACATTGCTATCCAAGGGAACCTAGATCCTCTATCGCTTATTGGTTCAGATGAACACATTGTAAGTACCATCCACCAGATTCTTAAATCTGTGAGCAAGGACACTCCGCACATTTTTAATCTGGGTCATGGTATGGATAAGAATATTCATCCCGATAAGGTGGCTTTGCTCGTTGATACAGTACATAGCTACTCTAGAGAACTGAAGAAGTAA
- the tpiA gene encoding triose-phosphate isomerase, which produces MRKNIVAGNWKMNTTLQEGVQLAKDVRKSIEGKELQCDVILGVPFTHLTEVVKAVEGSQIGVAAENCAAEAKGAYTGEVSAEMVASTGAKYVILGHSERRSYYGETSAILTKKVELALANDLKPIFCIGEVLEEREAGKHFEVVEKQITEALFNLSEDDFRKITLAYEPVWAIGTGKTATSEQAQEIHHHIRSVISKKYGQTVAEDTTILYGGSCNGSNAHELFSKSDVDGGLIGGASLSAEKFLPVILGF; this is translated from the coding sequence ATGAGAAAGAATATTGTTGCGGGTAACTGGAAGATGAATACCACACTCCAAGAGGGTGTCCAACTCGCTAAGGATGTAAGAAAATCAATAGAGGGAAAAGAATTACAATGTGATGTGATCCTAGGGGTCCCATTCACTCACCTAACAGAAGTCGTAAAGGCTGTAGAAGGCTCTCAGATTGGGGTAGCTGCTGAAAACTGTGCCGCTGAAGCAAAGGGGGCGTACACTGGTGAGGTCTCGGCTGAGATGGTTGCAAGTACTGGAGCAAAGTACGTCATCTTAGGTCATAGCGAAAGACGTAGCTACTATGGAGAAACATCTGCTATCCTAACAAAGAAAGTAGAATTGGCTCTGGCTAATGATCTTAAGCCTATTTTCTGCATAGGGGAAGTTCTGGAGGAGCGTGAGGCAGGAAAGCACTTTGAAGTAGTAGAGAAGCAGATAACAGAGGCTCTCTTTAACCTCTCAGAGGACGACTTCCGTAAGATCACACTAGCATACGAACCAGTATGGGCAATCGGTACTGGCAAGACTGCCACAAGCGAACAAGCACAAGAAATTCACCACCATATCCGCTCTGTTATCTCTAAGAAATATGGGCAGACTGTAGCAGAAGATACCACAATCCTTTATGGTGGTAGCTGCAATGGCAGTAATGCTCACGAACTATTCTCTAAGAGTGATGTGGATGGAGGTTTAATAGGCGGTGCCTCTTTATCCGCAGAGAAGTTCTTACCCGTTATTTTAGGTTTTTAA
- the sprA gene encoding cell surface protein SprA, with the protein MRWQRILLTLLLIALSMTAMAQQWSRDSIAYQPSRDLYLIYQRDSLGAWQLRNVLKGDEYLRERLDTLNWSRFYSLNKHKSLQPKERPTLKLQANGYLRLNLNNTTITDDNPAIPVGLRRRSFVDFKQLANIHLQGSYGERIKLDLSYNTETALASQRRRLRLQFEGEEHDFIQRIQAGNVRMESRNPLIDTGQELFGIRGDFLLGPFSLQVVASRQHSEERRIVVQGGRQLRQVERKSSDYDVAQHFFLSEFFAQQYDYALRAIPLIESELYIDRIEVWVSTSREGSLLPNIEPIVAYTSASLVDNTPPSEQSFGTSPTLHIPSAQRLPESAYTLNPTLGFISLNTPLSEGQVLAVAYSYTYQGKKYQVGDFQSSNGERKTALISGQDLSPNSPLWDLMMKNGYSLQSGQRQLTSEDLQVALLLRDPSAGIEKAIVERGEQAGRSWLDLFGWDRTNRSGSTNEPDGQFDLIEGVTYSSKSSTLFLPFRRPFESVPQEANNGASFYPVYTSLYDLSRREAQQSAELDRFVIRSQVSGSSTQIVSLDSRELTPGSVRVESGGRTLTEGNDYTINYATGYLTLTSETNERVEIIIQEHERSRRKEKSLVGTELNWSPLAGLNIGTSWLTYWEDSHRDRIRWGEEALKSMMWGIHASYKSSGMAPTRWLNEWWGMDLKEPSALEIQTSYAQLHSSYNLPDENDHIIIEDFEQGNQWIDLTFPLKWQLGSLPSPELRAQMAWFTIDPLLVADGAKYQPDHLRADKEQRKHPLVRQVMTQELFPKRDQNPILPNNLMLLNLSYYPEERGPYNLDASLITPEGKTNNPASLWGSIMTTLPIRDLESSRYSYIEVWMLDPYSVGLDSEGTLLLDLGKIKEEIIPDGGLSYEGAQEKSQTEWGKRASQPPQLYGFDATGNIPMEVQDVGLNGLSSKEEKGHPTYANYLEQLTNITNMDPWKDQPFGNPEQDPAGDDYQFFLGDKWDQIKAPILERYKYINGTEGNALDNVIQGVRSAATWQPDTEDLNRDMIQSLEESFFRYEVSISKAGLSNVNPNIVSEKILQNGERWVKLRIPLKEPTTILGNNPSLQDVRTVRLSLTNFHKRIHLRLAQLRIISTAWSSYDAAIDPSDRRTAALHVGSLSTEEDSDRQPIPYVSPPGIHREIRHQAISLARDDEQALALEFSEIEPEQAVAVFQEQSLDLRHYKQLQLFTHLHSPLLITKGEVELFIRIGQDYTENYYEYALQLTPTPISDYQGMGEHELQQLIWLPNNQLNITLEALTHLKQERAQTGADPSVPFIRAILSSNQGEKMSIKGHPTLGKVSAMLIGVRNRSDHTIRGEVWINELALTGARDLGGKAFQGSMRANLAELASLELDGRYQSAGFGGVTQDLRKSELMDLKAFNIRSKLELGLLLPSSWQVNAPIIYAYNIQRSSPLYDPYNNDLRYLPSDNHRAGRMEMLQSFEIKDLYADPKRDQKRFYHINNFHFTYHLLNRKSYSPELEDDINRHARSDLTYTFEPRQQNYYRLSSRWNRLYHYQRYTGSNEQTTLNTLLSRWDWERALNIRQQILPGLQAVIQSNTMALIDEPFEQNHLYDKSAEFKLFTQKIGRDILSLGKTMHYNNMIELGYRLPLFHKRGWQGLQGTATWRSNYRWDRGRHITGREIGNRAENATYLDVLLRYDFSNLYPKGKAQFVKSMGIHYRQTTGSAIPGLLPEAGKALGFSIYQKELAPSILYFLGLDHHNKELRRVYDRGWITTDKSQIRPLTYFSRDEIDATLHMTPIKGLEIDLHWLTSNHRHHELRGDVSSLELLTNGSQRFSIIAHKGSKQLDVNNLQESFFQKYAIGGRFKDGLPSLLSTLPNMEIAYHFTHLHPWLTEQFTHLQIRHRYASYIDIPNYHLSDDESMPYIPSMTITEDFNPLIGLSIGTKSGINIEERYIQRKSYTLLSTSQQLLEQSDHEVSSAINVAFKFKPLFQSTLKWLHSFEQQLSLQLHHRYTKSLLHTEILTNGSRSATQGVLNHTLQVSAEYGLSEVISLRAFYELQNRRPLVSNYSYPYRRTSYGIILNLQFH; encoded by the coding sequence ATGCGGTGGCAACGAATATTACTCACCCTGCTTCTCATTGCTTTATCGATGACAGCAATGGCTCAACAGTGGAGCAGAGATTCGATTGCGTACCAGCCCAGTCGTGACTTATATCTCATATACCAGCGTGACTCTCTAGGGGCTTGGCAACTCCGGAATGTCTTAAAGGGGGATGAGTATCTGAGAGAGAGATTAGACACCCTCAATTGGTCTCGCTTCTACAGCTTGAATAAGCATAAAAGCCTTCAGCCTAAGGAAAGACCTACCCTCAAGCTCCAAGCCAATGGGTATCTAAGGCTGAACCTGAATAACACAACCATAACGGACGATAATCCAGCTATACCTGTAGGACTACGTCGGAGAAGCTTTGTGGACTTTAAGCAATTGGCTAATATTCACCTACAAGGCTCATACGGCGAGCGGATCAAGCTCGACCTCTCATACAATACCGAGACGGCATTAGCCAGTCAGCGACGTCGGTTAAGACTTCAGTTTGAAGGTGAGGAACATGATTTTATCCAACGTATTCAGGCTGGGAATGTCCGAATGGAGAGCAGAAATCCTCTTATTGACACAGGTCAAGAGCTCTTTGGTATTCGTGGTGATTTTCTTCTAGGCCCCTTTTCTCTTCAAGTCGTAGCTAGCAGGCAGCATAGTGAAGAGAGAAGGATTGTCGTACAAGGGGGACGACAACTTCGTCAGGTGGAACGCAAATCATCGGACTACGATGTGGCTCAACACTTCTTCCTTTCAGAATTCTTTGCTCAGCAATATGACTATGCCCTCAGAGCCATCCCACTCATTGAGAGCGAACTATACATCGACCGTATCGAGGTCTGGGTCAGCACTTCACGCGAGGGCTCTTTGCTTCCAAATATTGAACCGATTGTCGCCTACACATCGGCGAGTCTGGTGGATAATACCCCTCCGAGTGAACAATCCTTTGGTACCAGCCCGACCCTACATATCCCTTCAGCACAACGATTGCCCGAAAGTGCTTATACCCTCAACCCCACGCTGGGCTTTATCTCACTCAATACCCCCCTGAGCGAAGGGCAAGTCTTAGCTGTCGCATATAGCTACACATATCAAGGCAAAAAGTATCAAGTCGGAGACTTTCAATCCAGTAATGGGGAAAGAAAGACGGCACTCATCAGTGGACAAGACCTATCTCCCAATTCTCCCCTCTGGGATTTGATGATGAAAAATGGCTACTCCTTACAGAGCGGGCAAAGACAACTAACAAGTGAGGATTTACAAGTAGCACTACTGCTGAGAGACCCATCCGCTGGGATTGAGAAAGCTATAGTCGAGAGGGGGGAGCAAGCTGGGAGAAGTTGGCTAGACCTTTTTGGCTGGGATCGCACCAATCGGAGCGGATCTACGAATGAGCCTGATGGACAATTTGACCTCATTGAGGGCGTCACATATTCTAGCAAAAGTAGCACGCTCTTCCTTCCTTTTAGACGACCCTTCGAGTCGGTTCCACAGGAAGCCAATAATGGAGCCTCATTTTACCCAGTTTACACTAGCCTATATGACCTCTCTCGACGAGAGGCCCAGCAATCGGCTGAGTTAGACCGCTTCGTTATTCGCAGCCAAGTCTCTGGAAGTTCCACCCAAATAGTCTCCCTAGATTCACGAGAATTAACCCCTGGCTCCGTAAGAGTAGAAAGTGGGGGACGAACCCTTACGGAAGGGAACGACTATACCATCAATTATGCCACGGGTTATCTAACACTCACTAGTGAAACAAATGAACGTGTAGAGATTATCATTCAGGAGCATGAACGCAGCCGAAGGAAAGAAAAATCTCTCGTCGGGACAGAGCTTAATTGGTCTCCACTAGCAGGCCTGAATATAGGTACTTCATGGCTGACCTACTGGGAAGATAGCCATAGAGACAGGATACGCTGGGGAGAAGAAGCCCTTAAAAGTATGATGTGGGGAATTCATGCCAGTTATAAAAGTTCTGGCATGGCTCCTACTCGCTGGCTCAATGAGTGGTGGGGAATGGATCTCAAAGAGCCCTCAGCACTAGAAATACAGACCTCCTACGCTCAGCTCCACTCATCTTACAACCTACCCGATGAAAACGACCACATCATTATTGAGGACTTTGAACAAGGTAATCAATGGATAGACCTCACCTTTCCACTTAAGTGGCAATTAGGCTCCCTACCCTCACCCGAGCTTCGGGCTCAGATGGCTTGGTTCACGATCGATCCTCTACTTGTCGCAGACGGTGCTAAGTACCAACCAGATCACCTTAGAGCTGATAAGGAGCAGAGAAAGCATCCACTCGTGCGACAGGTCATGACTCAGGAGCTATTTCCCAAGCGGGATCAAAACCCTATACTCCCAAACAATCTTATGCTCCTCAACCTTTCCTATTACCCAGAGGAGAGAGGGCCATACAATCTTGATGCTTCACTCATCACACCCGAAGGGAAAACGAATAATCCCGCCTCTCTATGGGGAAGCATTATGACCACCCTACCCATCCGTGACTTAGAGAGTAGTCGCTACAGTTACATAGAAGTTTGGATGCTAGACCCCTACTCTGTAGGCTTGGATAGCGAGGGGACACTACTCCTCGATTTGGGAAAAATAAAAGAAGAAATCATACCTGACGGAGGCTTATCCTACGAGGGGGCTCAGGAGAAAAGCCAGACAGAATGGGGTAAAAGAGCAAGTCAGCCACCGCAGCTATACGGATTTGATGCGACTGGGAATATTCCTATGGAAGTCCAAGATGTAGGGCTAAACGGATTGAGTTCCAAAGAGGAGAAAGGACACCCTACGTACGCAAACTATCTAGAGCAGCTCACCAACATAACCAATATGGACCCATGGAAAGATCAGCCCTTTGGTAATCCAGAACAGGATCCTGCTGGCGATGACTATCAATTCTTCCTTGGCGATAAATGGGATCAAATAAAGGCTCCAATCCTCGAAAGATACAAGTACATCAATGGGACAGAAGGGAATGCACTGGATAATGTCATACAGGGTGTTAGGAGTGCCGCCACTTGGCAACCCGATACCGAAGACCTCAATAGAGATATGATACAAAGCCTTGAGGAGAGTTTCTTCCGCTACGAAGTCTCTATTTCTAAAGCAGGCTTAAGTAACGTGAACCCCAATATCGTGAGTGAGAAAATCTTACAAAATGGCGAACGGTGGGTCAAACTTCGTATTCCTCTCAAAGAGCCTACCACTATTCTAGGCAATAATCCATCGTTGCAGGATGTCCGCACCGTTAGGCTCTCGCTTACTAACTTTCATAAACGGATACACCTCCGTCTGGCTCAATTACGTATCATCTCTACCGCATGGAGTAGCTATGATGCAGCCATAGACCCATCTGACCGTCGAACTGCAGCACTACACGTCGGCTCTCTCAGTACAGAGGAGGATAGCGATCGACAACCTATACCGTACGTTTCTCCCCCTGGAATACATAGAGAGATTCGTCATCAAGCCATCTCTTTAGCTCGCGATGATGAGCAAGCTCTAGCACTTGAATTCTCAGAGATAGAGCCAGAGCAAGCCGTAGCCGTTTTTCAGGAGCAGTCATTGGATCTCCGCCACTATAAGCAATTACAGCTATTCACTCATCTACACTCTCCATTGTTAATTACAAAAGGGGAGGTGGAGCTATTCATTCGTATCGGTCAGGATTATACCGAAAACTACTATGAGTATGCCCTTCAACTCACCCCGACACCTATAAGTGATTACCAAGGCATGGGTGAGCACGAGCTACAACAATTGATATGGTTACCTAATAACCAACTGAACATAACGCTCGAAGCACTAACACATCTCAAACAGGAAAGGGCACAAACTGGAGCGGACCCCTCAGTGCCATTTATACGAGCGATACTATCAAGCAATCAAGGAGAAAAGATGAGCATCAAAGGACATCCAACCTTAGGTAAAGTCTCAGCCATGTTGATTGGAGTCAGAAATAGGTCAGATCACACCATCAGAGGAGAGGTCTGGATCAACGAACTCGCCCTAACAGGTGCTAGAGATCTCGGTGGAAAAGCATTTCAAGGCTCCATGAGAGCAAATTTAGCTGAGCTAGCCAGCCTTGAATTAGATGGACGATACCAATCTGCCGGATTTGGTGGCGTTACACAAGACCTTCGAAAAAGTGAATTAATGGACCTAAAAGCCTTCAACATAAGGTCCAAACTAGAACTCGGACTACTGCTCCCCTCTTCATGGCAAGTGAATGCGCCTATTATATATGCTTATAATATCCAACGAAGTAGTCCGCTCTATGACCCCTACAATAACGATCTCCGCTATCTCCCTTCGGATAATCATCGTGCTGGCAGGATGGAGATGCTACAAAGCTTCGAAATCAAAGACCTCTATGCAGATCCCAAGAGAGATCAAAAACGTTTCTACCATATTAACAATTTCCATTTTACTTATCATCTACTAAATCGCAAAAGCTATTCACCTGAATTGGAAGATGACATCAATAGGCACGCTCGTAGTGATCTAACCTATACCTTCGAGCCAAGACAGCAAAATTATTATCGTCTTTCTAGCCGATGGAATCGTCTGTACCATTACCAACGTTACACTGGCAGTAATGAGCAAACCACCCTCAACACATTATTAAGCCGGTGGGATTGGGAACGAGCCCTTAATATTCGCCAGCAGATCCTTCCAGGGCTTCAAGCTGTTATCCAAAGCAATACGATGGCTCTAATCGATGAGCCCTTTGAGCAAAATCACTTATATGACAAGAGTGCTGAGTTCAAACTATTCACTCAAAAAATTGGCAGAGATATACTCTCTCTAGGAAAAACCATGCACTACAACAACATGATAGAACTAGGGTATCGATTACCTCTCTTTCACAAACGTGGATGGCAAGGGCTACAAGGTACAGCCACTTGGCGAAGTAACTACAGATGGGATAGAGGCCGTCATATCACAGGCAGAGAAATAGGGAATCGAGCTGAGAATGCCACGTATCTGGACGTACTCCTTCGGTATGACTTCTCTAACCTATATCCAAAGGGGAAAGCACAATTCGTCAAGTCAATGGGCATCCATTATAGACAAACCACAGGCAGTGCCATACCCGGACTTTTACCAGAGGCAGGAAAAGCGCTTGGTTTTTCGATATACCAAAAGGAATTGGCCCCTTCTATTCTCTACTTTCTAGGATTAGATCATCACAATAAAGAACTCAGACGAGTTTACGACAGAGGATGGATTACCACTGATAAAAGTCAAATTCGCCCACTAACCTACTTCAGTCGCGACGAGATTGACGCCACCCTTCACATGACGCCGATTAAAGGCCTTGAGATCGACCTACATTGGCTCACCTCTAATCATCGACATCACGAGTTACGAGGTGACGTGAGCAGCCTCGAACTCCTTACCAACGGGTCTCAACGATTTTCCATCATAGCACACAAAGGCTCTAAGCAACTGGATGTTAATAACCTACAGGAATCATTCTTCCAAAAGTATGCTATAGGAGGTCGCTTCAAAGACGGACTCCCTTCTCTCCTTTCAACACTTCCAAATATGGAAATAGCCTACCACTTCACACACCTACATCCTTGGCTTACAGAGCAATTTACTCACCTTCAGATAAGACATCGATATGCATCTTATATCGATATTCCCAATTATCACCTATCCGATGATGAGTCAATGCCATACATACCATCCATGACTATAACCGAAGACTTCAACCCGCTAATAGGACTCAGTATTGGGACAAAAAGTGGGATAAATATTGAAGAGCGATATATCCAAAGAAAGAGCTACACCCTACTCTCCACTTCTCAGCAGTTATTAGAGCAGTCAGATCACGAGGTAAGCTCTGCCATAAATGTAGCCTTTAAGTTCAAACCTCTATTCCAAAGCACACTCAAATGGCTACATAGCTTTGAGCAACAGCTCTCTTTACAATTACATCATAGATACACCAAAAGTCTCCTACACACCGAGATACTTACGAATGGCTCTAGAAGTGCTACACAAGGTGTCCTAAATCATACACTACAGGTCTCTGCTGAATATGGGCTTTCGGAAGTGATTAGCTTAAGGGCTTTTTATGAACTCCAAAACCGACGCCCTCTCGTCAGCAATTATAGTTACCCATACCGCCGTACATCCTACGGCATCATCCTCAATCTGCAATTCCATTAA
- a CDS encoding TonB-dependent receptor plug domain-containing protein has translation MIDTLCIGQKRRVGYLTLALLLLAFGNTLRVQAQYNKEDSVRWDMALPNVEVVAKRPYEIIPPQRLNGPELKKLSSFSVADAIRYFSGVQVKDYGGIGGLKTINVRSMGSHHVGVFYDGVQLGNAQNGQVDLGKFSLDNIEEISLYNGQKSETLQSAKDFASASSVYLRSRTPSFKGDKRYHIRASFKTGSFDLINPAIYYEQKISDHVSMSASAELVKSSGKYKFRYRRVHPATHEVMYDTTAIRQNGDILSLRAEAGLYGDLRQGNWKVKGYFYNSKRGIPGAIVNNVFKHAQRQWDRSLFVQGSLNKSIGDRYSFEVNAKWAYDYMHYVNPDTTLMLIDNQFNQIEWYLSMANRYKIKEWWNVSLASDVIYNTLESDMDGFVYPKRFTWLTALSTAIDTNKIKSQASLLSTFVRENIDRGNVHEDDEAESAPDKFELTPSLFVTYKPWEDYDFNIRAFYKYIFRMPTFNDLYYTDIGNIKLKPEYTHQYNIGFQYAQKYDKGIVQGWDVQSDFYFNKVTDKIVAVPKGSGQYRWMMMNLGYVEILGMDFATSGTFRLGSELALNLKLTYTYQNARDFTKRENPFLQETTYGGQIAYIPWHSGSVLGSLLWRGWQLNYSFIYVGERYHSSANIREDYEQPWYTNDLTLVKTFKWKGIDYRLAAEVNNFLNQDYEVILNYPMPKRNYKFSVTIEI, from the coding sequence ATGATTGATACCTTATGTATTGGTCAAAAGAGAAGAGTTGGGTATTTGACACTCGCCCTTTTACTTCTTGCTTTTGGTAATACGCTACGCGTACAAGCTCAGTACAACAAGGAGGATTCAGTAAGATGGGACATGGCACTACCTAATGTAGAGGTAGTGGCAAAGCGTCCTTATGAAATCATTCCTCCACAAAGGCTAAATGGTCCAGAGCTAAAAAAACTAAGTAGTTTTTCCGTTGCTGATGCGATTCGTTATTTCTCGGGCGTACAGGTCAAAGACTACGGTGGCATAGGTGGTTTGAAGACCATCAATGTCAGAAGTATGGGGAGCCATCATGTCGGAGTCTTTTACGACGGTGTACAACTAGGGAATGCACAAAATGGTCAGGTGGACCTAGGGAAGTTCTCATTAGATAATATTGAGGAAATATCTCTATACAATGGGCAAAAGAGTGAGACACTGCAATCGGCAAAAGACTTTGCCTCCGCAAGTTCTGTCTACCTACGCTCAAGGACGCCATCTTTTAAGGGCGACAAGAGATATCATATTAGGGCTAGCTTTAAGACTGGTTCGTTTGACCTTATCAATCCAGCCATTTACTATGAGCAAAAGATTAGCGACCACGTTTCGATGTCTGCTAGTGCCGAATTGGTAAAATCATCAGGTAAATATAAATTTCGATACAGACGGGTACACCCTGCCACTCATGAGGTGATGTATGATACCACAGCCATTCGTCAGAATGGAGATATTCTCTCACTCAGAGCAGAAGCAGGGTTATATGGAGACTTAAGACAAGGGAATTGGAAAGTAAAAGGATACTTTTACAACTCCAAACGTGGGATCCCTGGTGCTATCGTTAACAATGTCTTCAAACACGCACAGAGGCAATGGGATCGAAGCCTATTTGTGCAAGGCTCTTTGAACAAATCGATTGGAGATCGATATAGCTTTGAGGTAAACGCCAAGTGGGCTTACGACTATATGCATTATGTGAATCCTGATACTACTCTAATGCTCATTGACAATCAATTCAATCAAATTGAGTGGTATCTCTCAATGGCTAATAGGTACAAGATCAAAGAGTGGTGGAACGTATCTCTGGCCTCAGATGTGATTTATAATACTCTCGAGTCAGATATGGATGGATTCGTCTATCCCAAACGTTTTACGTGGCTCACAGCTCTCTCTACTGCGATCGATACAAATAAGATAAAATCTCAAGCAAGTCTTCTCTCCACATTTGTAAGAGAGAACATAGATAGAGGAAATGTACACGAGGATGATGAGGCCGAGTCAGCACCAGACAAGTTCGAGCTGACCCCTTCTCTATTTGTCACGTACAAGCCGTGGGAGGACTATGACTTTAACATAAGGGCATTTTATAAATACATCTTTAGGATGCCGACATTCAATGACCTATACTATACCGACATTGGCAATATTAAGCTTAAGCCAGAGTACACGCACCAGTATAATATTGGATTTCAATATGCCCAGAAGTATGATAAGGGGATTGTCCAAGGATGGGATGTACAGTCTGACTTTTACTTCAATAAGGTAACAGATAAGATCGTTGCGGTACCCAAAGGAAGTGGTCAGTATAGATGGATGATGATGAACCTTGGCTATGTGGAGATTCTGGGGATGGACTTTGCGACTTCTGGTACGTTCAGACTAGGTAGTGAGTTAGCTCTCAATCTAAAACTAACCTACACCTACCAGAACGCCCGGGACTTCACGAAGAGAGAGAACCCCTTCCTCCAAGAGACCACTTATGGAGGACAGATAGCTTATATTCCATGGCATAGTGGCTCGGTATTGGGAAGTCTGCTCTGGCGTGGCTGGCAGCTCAATTATAGCTTTATATACGTAGGTGAGCGGTATCATAGCTCTGCTAACATCAGAGAAGATTATGAGCAGCCATGGTACACAAACGACTTGACATTAGTCAAAACGTTTAAATGGAAAGGAATAGACTACAGACTAGCTGCTGAAGTTAATAACTTTCTTAATCAAGACTATGAGGTCATTCTCAACTACCCAATGCCAAAGCGTAATTACAAGTTCAGCGTAACAATAGAAATATGA
- the ruvA gene encoding Holliday junction branch migration protein RuvA, whose protein sequence is MIEYIRGIVTSRTPASAVIEANGVGYLLSISLNSYNLIREGEEVTLLVHEVIREDMHELYGFAEESERRLFRLLITVKGIGPASGRLMISSFPPKELSRMIAEGDELGLKSIKGVGTRTAQQIIVELKSKVESEMSEYLVGIDSKETAAASAEKKEMASEAEKAFIALGYTPAASRKVITKLLKESPTLSLNDLIRQGLRLL, encoded by the coding sequence ATGATTGAATATATTCGTGGAATAGTGACTAGCCGCACACCAGCCTCTGCTGTGATAGAGGCTAATGGTGTGGGCTACTTACTCTCCATTTCACTTAATAGTTATAATCTCATTCGTGAGGGAGAGGAGGTTACGCTATTAGTGCATGAAGTGATTCGTGAAGATATGCACGAGCTTTATGGCTTTGCAGAAGAGAGTGAAAGGCGGCTATTCCGACTACTTATTACGGTGAAAGGGATAGGTCCAGCTAGTGGCAGACTGATGATATCGTCATTTCCACCCAAGGAGCTTTCTCGGATGATTGCTGAGGGAGATGAATTGGGGCTCAAAAGTATCAAGGGGGTCGGAACACGTACAGCACAACAAATTATTGTAGAGCTCAAAAGCAAAGTGGAGAGCGAGATGTCGGAATATCTTGTGGGCATTGACTCCAAAGAAACAGCCGCAGCATCTGCGGAGAAAAAAGAGATGGCGAGCGAAGCCGAGAAAGCATTTATCGCTCTGGGTTACACCCCTGCCGCTTCACGAAAAGTCATCACGAAACTGCTCAAGGAGTCGCCTACACTTTCGCTCAACGACTTAATTAGACAAGGACTACGTCTCCTATAA